In Chryseobacterium oranimense, a single window of DNA contains:
- a CDS encoding sodium:solute symporter family transporter — translation MGKLATIDIIIFLIYFVVVASYGLWIYKKKKSESTGSKDYFLAEGSLTWWAIGASLIASNISAEQFIGMSGEGFFVGIAVAAYEWIAAVALIIIAVWFIPIYLKNKIYTMPQFLERRYNKSVSLIMAVFWLFLYVIVNLTSILYLGALAIDTLLGGEHLHGIMIALLLMALLIGLGGMKVIGYTDVIQVAVLIIGGFATVYMALQIVDQRINGAAVGNALAGFNTLINEAPQHFKLILEKPATTTTTLAMPQNLEVQKYVVLPGLAMYFAGQWIVNLNYWGCNQYITQRALGADLKTARTGILFAGFLKLFMPVIVMLPGIAAYVLYSKGHLPGFNGVKDGAYSAILGFLPVGLKGLAIAALTAAIVASLAGKVNSISTIFTLDIYKKYLKADATEIQMVRTGRWVIIIAMMTALAFTWTDVLGIGGEGGFTFIQKYTGFISPGVFAMFLLGMFWKRTTGTAALVGVILGFVLAIFFNSFAVEIFGKETWLYTAFTYEKLENGVVHTITEIPFLINMGWSFFITIIAMILISLAGPKVNPKAFAIDITMFKVDNRTLVLIVMTLLLLTALYVRFW, via the coding sequence ATGGGAAAATTAGCAACTATTGATATTATCATATTCCTGATCTATTTTGTAGTGGTAGCTTCTTACGGATTATGGATCTATAAAAAGAAAAAGTCTGAATCTACAGGAAGTAAGGATTATTTCCTTGCTGAAGGATCCCTGACCTGGTGGGCAATCGGAGCCAGCTTGATAGCTTCCAACATTTCTGCTGAACAGTTCATCGGAATGAGCGGTGAAGGTTTCTTTGTCGGAATTGCCGTTGCCGCCTATGAATGGATTGCTGCCGTTGCACTGATTATCATTGCAGTCTGGTTTATACCGATCTATCTTAAAAATAAGATTTATACCATGCCTCAGTTTCTGGAGAGAAGGTATAATAAATCTGTTTCACTCATCATGGCAGTATTCTGGCTGTTTCTGTATGTTATCGTGAATCTTACTTCCATTCTTTATCTTGGAGCTCTTGCTATTGATACTTTGTTGGGAGGAGAACACCTTCACGGTATTATGATCGCCCTTTTGCTTATGGCCCTTCTGATTGGACTCGGAGGAATGAAAGTAATCGGGTATACAGACGTTATACAGGTGGCTGTTCTTATTATCGGAGGTTTTGCAACGGTGTATATGGCTTTACAGATTGTAGACCAGAGAATCAACGGAGCGGCTGTAGGGAATGCGCTGGCTGGTTTCAATACCCTGATTAATGAGGCTCCGCAGCATTTTAAACTGATTCTTGAAAAACCAGCGACCACCACTACCACTTTGGCAATGCCTCAGAATTTGGAGGTACAGAAATATGTGGTGCTACCAGGTCTTGCCATGTATTTTGCAGGTCAGTGGATTGTCAACCTGAATTATTGGGGATGCAATCAGTATATTACCCAAAGAGCTTTGGGGGCAGATCTGAAAACAGCAAGAACGGGAATTTTATTTGCCGGTTTTCTGAAGTTATTCATGCCTGTGATTGTTATGCTTCCGGGAATTGCAGCGTATGTATTATATTCCAAAGGACACCTTCCGGGATTCAACGGAGTGAAAGATGGAGCGTATTCCGCGATATTGGGATTCTTACCTGTGGGACTTAAAGGATTGGCAATTGCCGCTTTGACGGCAGCGATTGTAGCTTCACTGGCAGGAAAAGTAAACAGTATCTCAACTATTTTCACACTGGATATCTATAAGAAATACCTTAAAGCAGATGCCACCGAAATCCAGATGGTGAGAACAGGCCGCTGGGTAATTATCATTGCTATGATGACTGCGTTGGCGTTTACCTGGACAGATGTTTTAGGAATTGGCGGAGAAGGCGGCTTTACATTTATTCAGAAATATACAGGTTTTATAAGCCCGGGAGTTTTTGCGATGTTCCTTCTGGGAATGTTCTGGAAAAGAACAACAGGTACTGCTGCGTTAGTAGGGGTGATCTTAGGTTTTGTTCTGGCGATCTTCTTCAACAGTTTTGCTGTAGAAATTTTCGGGAAAGAAACATGGTTGTATACCGCATTTACTTATGAAAAGCTGGAGAATGGAGTGGTTCATACCATTACAGAAATTCCTTTCCTGATCAATATGGGATGGTCATTCTTTATCACCATAATCGCCATGATTCTGATCAGTCTTGCAGGTCCGAAGGTAAACCCTAAAGCCTTTGCCATTGATATTACAATGTTTAAAGTGGATAACAGAACATTGGTTTTAATTGTGATGACATTGCTTTTACTGACAGCGTTATATGTAAGGTTCTGGTAA
- a CDS encoding NUDIX hydrolase, whose product MTEDYSQYPKHLVAVDCIIFGFDGENLKILLVKRNFEPQMGEWSLMGGFIGSDETSDEAANRVLYTLTGLENIYLEQLKCYTEIQREPTARIMSISYYALINIEKDIQINEQYSAAWVDLQKAPDLIFDHNDMVKDAVARLRRRASTGPIGFELLPEEFTMKDLQNLYEAIFDEKFDKRNFTSKINSMDILVNTNKKDMSSSRKGSFLYRFDEKKYNKKISQGFMFKI is encoded by the coding sequence ATGACCGAGGATTACTCCCAATATCCCAAACACCTTGTCGCTGTTGACTGTATCATTTTCGGTTTTGACGGTGAAAATCTTAAAATCCTTTTAGTAAAAAGAAATTTTGAACCACAGATGGGCGAATGGTCACTGATGGGTGGTTTCATTGGCAGTGACGAGACTTCTGATGAGGCGGCCAACAGGGTTTTGTATACATTGACCGGTCTTGAAAATATTTATCTTGAACAGCTGAAATGTTATACGGAAATTCAACGTGAGCCGACAGCCAGAATCATGTCCATTTCTTATTATGCACTGATCAATATAGAAAAAGATATTCAGATCAATGAGCAGTACAGCGCAGCATGGGTTGACCTTCAGAAGGCACCTGACCTTATTTTTGATCATAATGATATGGTAAAAGATGCTGTTGCCAGACTGAGACGAAGAGCTTCCACTGGACCTATAGGGTTTGAGCTTTTACCCGAAGAGTTCACAATGAAGGATCTTCAGAATCTCTATGAAGCCATTTTTGATGAAAAATTTGATAAGCGGAATTTTACCAGCAAAATCAACAGTATGGATATCCTTGTCAACACCAATAAAAAAGACATGAGCTCCTCCAGAAAAGGGTCTTTCCTGTACCGCTTTGACGAAAAAAAATATAATAAAAAGATCTCACAGGGGTTTATGTTTAAAATTTAA
- a CDS encoding sialate O-acetylesterase has product MKNRTLYLLFFLAVFCSFQAKVRLPALVSDGMILQRNQDLKIWGYADAGEKITVKLINKTYTTTADQNGNWTVTLPKLNAGGPYIMTINEITLKDILVGDVWVASGQSNMELPMRRLKPLYENEIKNANNQSIRFFTVPQKYNFKTPQNDLDGGKWESTNPQTILNFSGVAYFFAKELNEKNKVPVGIIHTSLGGSPVQAWMDEKSLQKYPEYLSEAEKWKNDDLIKSTESQEQSLSKAWYAELDQSDIGLNQHWEKESDGSGWKTMMVPGSWEDQEGSFDGSVWFRKEIILPKGADQKTAFLNLGRIKDADVTYINGVKVGNVTYEYPPRWYDIPKGVLKEGKNTITVRVINGSGKGQFIADKPYYLEIDGQKTDLKGEWKYKIGAKMEKMAPGQTFIRWKPVGLYNAMINPLINYKIKGFIWYQGESNTGKPKEYGDLLSTMISDWRSKWNKNDLPFLIVQLANFMEKKDEPLESNWAELREQQRQVSLNVPYTGLAVAIDLGEWNDIHPLNKKTVGDRLALQAQKIGEGKKIIADGPVYQSMKKEGNTIILSFRPGTDDLEQGDLKGFAIKQKDGRYQWAKAKTKGNKVIVWNDQVTDPVNVRYDWADNPDGNLKNTSGLPASPFTTEKN; this is encoded by the coding sequence ATGAAAAACAGAACCCTATACCTATTATTTTTTCTGGCAGTATTTTGCAGTTTTCAAGCAAAAGTAAGACTTCCTGCCTTGGTTTCTGACGGAATGATTCTTCAGAGAAACCAGGATCTGAAAATCTGGGGGTATGCAGATGCCGGAGAAAAGATAACCGTTAAGCTTATTAATAAAACCTATACAACAACAGCTGACCAGAACGGCAACTGGACGGTGACGCTTCCAAAACTCAATGCCGGTGGGCCATACATAATGACCATTAATGAAATCACACTTAAAGATATTCTGGTTGGTGATGTTTGGGTAGCTTCAGGGCAGTCTAATATGGAACTTCCGATGCGCAGGCTGAAACCTCTGTATGAAAATGAAATTAAAAACGCGAACAATCAGAGTATAAGATTCTTTACGGTTCCGCAGAAATACAATTTTAAAACTCCACAAAATGATCTTGACGGAGGAAAATGGGAAAGTACAAACCCTCAGACCATTCTTAATTTTTCGGGGGTTGCTTATTTTTTTGCCAAAGAACTGAACGAAAAGAATAAAGTGCCTGTAGGTATCATTCATACCAGTCTGGGAGGATCTCCGGTTCAGGCATGGATGGATGAGAAATCTTTACAAAAATACCCGGAATATCTGTCCGAAGCAGAAAAATGGAAAAATGATGACCTGATAAAATCTACAGAATCTCAGGAACAGTCCTTAAGTAAAGCCTGGTATGCAGAGCTTGATCAAAGTGATATCGGGCTGAATCAGCATTGGGAAAAAGAAAGTGACGGTTCAGGATGGAAAACCATGATGGTTCCAGGGTCATGGGAAGATCAGGAAGGTTCTTTTGACGGTTCAGTATGGTTCCGTAAAGAAATTATCCTGCCTAAAGGTGCAGACCAGAAAACAGCATTTTTAAATCTGGGAAGGATAAAAGACGCTGATGTTACTTACATTAACGGAGTTAAAGTAGGAAATGTCACCTATGAATATCCTCCACGCTGGTATGACATTCCCAAAGGGGTTTTAAAAGAAGGAAAAAATACGATTACGGTAAGAGTCATCAATGGCAGTGGAAAAGGACAGTTTATAGCTGATAAACCGTATTATTTAGAAATTGACGGACAAAAAACAGACCTTAAAGGGGAGTGGAAATATAAAATAGGAGCAAAAATGGAAAAAATGGCTCCGGGCCAGACCTTTATCCGCTGGAAACCGGTAGGGCTTTACAATGCTATGATTAACCCGCTGATCAATTATAAAATCAAAGGATTTATCTGGTATCAGGGTGAAAGCAATACCGGAAAACCTAAAGAATATGGAGATTTGCTGTCTACAATGATCTCAGACTGGCGTTCAAAATGGAATAAAAATGATCTGCCCTTCCTGATTGTACAGCTGGCGAATTTTATGGAGAAAAAAGACGAACCTCTTGAAAGCAACTGGGCTGAGCTGAGAGAGCAGCAGAGACAGGTTTCTCTCAATGTTCCTTACACAGGACTTGCAGTGGCTATTGATCTGGGAGAATGGAACGATATTCATCCGCTCAATAAAAAAACAGTAGGTGACAGGCTGGCTTTACAGGCTCAGAAAATCGGGGAGGGGAAAAAAATTATTGCTGACGGCCCCGTTTATCAATCAATGAAAAAAGAAGGAAATACCATAATCCTATCTTTCAGACCGGGTACAGATGATTTGGAGCAGGGCGATCTTAAAGGTTTCGCCATTAAGCAGAAAGACGGCAGGTATCAGTGGGCAAAAGCAAAAACAAAAGGAAATAAAGTCATTGTATGGAATGATCAGGTGACTGACCCCGTTAATGTACGCTACGATTGGGCAGATAACCCTGACGGCAATCTTAAAAATACGAGTGGTCTTCCCGCGTCACCGTTTACAACTGAAAAAAATTAA
- a CDS encoding glycoside hydrolase family 127 protein, which produces MTPKLSVILLCFASFTSAQVKKKIHYFPLETVKLSESVFNKAMMADRKYLLAMDPDRLLVPYLKEAGLKPKADNYPNWENTGLDGHIGGHYISALSLMYASTGDSSIKKRIDYMIDELERCQKTSPDGYISGVPDGKKIWKEIKEGNIWASGFGLNDRWVPLYNIHKLYAGLRDAYWYAKSEKAKTMLVRLTDWMVNEVSGLSDDQIQDMLRSEHGGLNEVFADVYEITHNKKYLLLAQRFSHQAVITPLLAGEDKLTGLHANTQIPKVIGYKRIADLENNKPWSNAADFFWHNVTEKRSSVIGGNSVSEHFNPVNDFSSMIKSIEGPETCNTYNMLKLTKELYATLPESYYIDYYEKALYNHILSTENHDQGGFVYFTPMRPGHYRVYSQPQTSFWCCVGSGMENHAKYGEMIYARSEKDLYVNLFIPSTLTWKKEKVVLRQVNNFPEVPETTLIFDAVGKSAFGLKLRCPQWTNPAEVKILINGKQEKVQRGSDGYFTLTKKWKKGDTVQMTLPMHISAEQLPDHSNYYAFKYGPVVLAAKYGTENQQGLLADDSRGGHIAHGPQIPLNEIPVILGNSSEVVDHVTSLGTPMNFVIKGLYPSEKFGKGLSLVPFYSIQAERYILYWPQADKNGIDNMLKQKAKEEEEIRTLDMITADKIQLGEQQPESDHFIESKDSGTGYMEDRHFRDARGWFSYQMKNKTKNASYLYLLYFDANPNRTLNIEINGKKIADQNMEGKSGSSPQYLVIPIPDSEKNKETLTVKFMAEEKLMTAKVIEIRLLTGNYEKK; this is translated from the coding sequence ATGACCCCAAAGCTTTCAGTTATTTTATTATGTTTTGCTTCATTTACCTCAGCGCAGGTGAAGAAAAAAATTCATTATTTTCCTTTGGAAACGGTAAAGTTATCGGAGAGTGTTTTCAACAAAGCCATGATGGCAGACCGGAAATATCTCCTGGCGATGGATCCGGACAGACTGCTGGTTCCTTATCTTAAAGAAGCAGGACTGAAGCCCAAGGCTGATAATTATCCAAATTGGGAAAATACAGGTCTGGACGGCCACATAGGAGGACATTACATTTCCGCATTATCTCTCATGTACGCTTCTACAGGAGATTCCAGCATCAAAAAGCGGATTGATTATATGATTGATGAACTGGAACGCTGCCAGAAAACATCTCCGGATGGATATATTTCAGGAGTTCCGGATGGGAAAAAAATCTGGAAAGAAATTAAAGAAGGAAATATATGGGCTTCTGGCTTTGGACTGAATGACCGTTGGGTACCTTTGTATAATATTCATAAACTGTATGCGGGATTACGCGATGCCTATTGGTATGCAAAAAGTGAAAAAGCAAAAACAATGCTTGTCCGACTTACAGATTGGATGGTAAATGAAGTATCTGGTCTTTCCGATGATCAGATACAGGATATGCTGCGAAGTGAGCACGGGGGGCTTAACGAAGTTTTTGCAGATGTCTACGAGATCACCCACAACAAAAAATACCTGCTGCTGGCGCAACGGTTTTCTCATCAGGCTGTTATTACTCCTCTTTTGGCAGGAGAAGATAAGCTTACAGGTCTTCATGCCAATACCCAGATTCCTAAAGTAATCGGATACAAACGTATTGCAGATCTTGAAAACAATAAGCCCTGGAGCAATGCTGCCGATTTTTTCTGGCATAACGTAACGGAAAAAAGATCATCGGTTATTGGCGGAAACAGCGTCAGTGAGCATTTTAATCCAGTAAATGATTTCAGCAGCATGATAAAGAGTATTGAAGGTCCGGAGACCTGCAATACTTATAATATGCTCAAGCTTACCAAAGAACTTTATGCAACGCTGCCTGAGTCATATTATATAGATTATTACGAAAAAGCATTATACAATCATATCCTTTCCACGGAAAATCATGATCAGGGAGGTTTCGTCTATTTTACGCCGATGCGTCCGGGGCACTACCGTGTTTATTCACAACCTCAGACCAGCTTCTGGTGCTGCGTAGGTTCCGGAATGGAAAATCACGCCAAATATGGAGAAATGATTTATGCCCGGTCGGAAAAAGATCTGTATGTCAACTTATTTATTCCTTCCACGCTTACATGGAAAAAGGAAAAAGTGGTGCTCCGTCAGGTTAATAACTTTCCGGAAGTTCCTGAAACAACATTGATCTTTGATGCCGTGGGAAAATCAGCATTTGGTTTAAAACTGAGATGTCCGCAATGGACCAACCCTGCGGAAGTAAAAATTCTGATCAATGGAAAGCAGGAAAAAGTACAGCGTGGTTCCGACGGTTATTTTACACTGACTAAAAAATGGAAAAAAGGAGACACTGTTCAAATGACATTACCTATGCATATTTCTGCAGAACAACTGCCTGATCACTCTAATTATTATGCATTTAAATACGGCCCTGTAGTGCTTGCAGCAAAATACGGAACCGAAAATCAACAGGGACTTCTTGCGGACGATAGCAGAGGCGGCCATATTGCTCATGGTCCGCAGATTCCTTTAAATGAAATTCCAGTTATCCTTGGAAATTCTTCTGAGGTTGTGGATCATGTTACGTCTTTGGGCACACCAATGAACTTTGTTATTAAAGGGCTTTATCCGTCTGAAAAATTCGGAAAAGGACTTAGTCTTGTGCCGTTTTACAGTATCCAGGCAGAAAGATACATTCTGTACTGGCCCCAGGCTGACAAAAACGGAATAGACAATATGCTGAAGCAAAAGGCGAAAGAAGAAGAGGAAATAAGAACACTCGACATGATCACTGCAGACAAGATTCAGTTGGGGGAGCAGCAGCCCGAGTCAGATCATTTCATCGAAAGCAAAGATTCAGGAACAGGATATATGGAAGACCGGCATTTCCGTGATGCGAGAGGATGGTTCAGCTACCAGATGAAAAACAAAACAAAAAACGCTTCATATCTTTATCTGCTTTATTTTGATGCCAATCCCAATCGTACCTTGAATATTGAGATCAATGGTAAAAAAATCGCTGATCAGAATATGGAAGGAAAGTCTGGAAGTTCACCTCAATATCTGGTTATTCCCATACCGGATTCAGAAAAGAATAAAGAAACTCTTACGGTGAAATTCATGGCAGAAGAAAAATTGATGACCGCTAAAGTCATTGAAATCCGGTTGCTGACCGGGAATTACGAAAAGAAATAA
- a CDS encoding endo-1,4-beta-xylanase, giving the protein MKHILIGLAAITASGLSAQKSDGSLKKAFQDKFYIGTAMSLPQIDGTDQKAVAIIKKQFSSIVAENCMKSMFLQPQEGKFFFDDADKFVDFGKKNKMFIIGHTLVWHSQLPQWFFVDSNGKDVSPEVLKQRMKNHITTVVSRYRGKVKGWDVVNEAILEDGSYRKSKFYEILGEDFIPLAFQYSQEADPNAELYYNDYNEWYPEKVKAVIKMVEKLKSRGIRIDGVGMQSHVGMDNPSMDEYEKAIVDYSKAGVKVNITEMEISALPSPWGSSANVSDTVAYQKEMNPYTKGLPADVETKWEKRYLDFFGLFLKHKDKIRRVTLWGVTDKQSWKNDFPVKGRTDYPLLFDRKDQEKPVVQKIIKLAEKN; this is encoded by the coding sequence ATGAAACATATTTTAATTGGTTTGGCAGCAATTACCGCTTCAGGTCTGTCGGCACAGAAATCTGATGGGTCTTTAAAAAAAGCATTTCAGGATAAATTCTACATCGGAACAGCCATGAGTCTTCCTCAGATTGACGGTACAGATCAGAAAGCAGTAGCTATCATTAAAAAACAGTTCAGCTCTATTGTGGCTGAAAACTGTATGAAATCTATGTTTCTGCAGCCTCAGGAAGGAAAGTTCTTTTTTGATGATGCTGATAAATTTGTTGATTTTGGGAAAAAAAACAAGATGTTCATTATCGGGCATACATTGGTTTGGCACTCACAGCTTCCACAATGGTTTTTTGTAGACAGCAATGGAAAAGACGTTTCTCCGGAAGTATTGAAACAGCGCATGAAAAATCACATTACAACGGTCGTTTCCCGGTACAGAGGAAAAGTAAAAGGATGGGATGTGGTAAACGAAGCTATTCTTGAAGACGGATCCTATAGAAAAAGTAAATTTTACGAAATCCTGGGCGAAGATTTTATTCCTTTGGCATTTCAGTATTCACAGGAAGCTGATCCCAATGCTGAATTATATTACAACGATTATAATGAATGGTATCCGGAAAAGGTAAAAGCAGTCATTAAAATGGTTGAAAAACTTAAGTCAAGAGGCATCCGTATTGATGGGGTAGGAATGCAGTCCCATGTTGGAATGGATAACCCTTCTATGGATGAATATGAAAAAGCAATTGTAGATTATTCCAAAGCGGGTGTTAAAGTCAATATTACAGAGATGGAAATAAGTGCGTTGCCTTCTCCCTGGGGAAGCTCTGCCAATGTTTCAGATACTGTTGCCTACCAGAAAGAAATGAATCCTTACACAAAAGGCCTGCCTGCGGATGTAGAAACGAAATGGGAAAAAAGGTATCTCGATTTCTTCGGCCTGTTTTTGAAACATAAGGATAAAATAAGAAGAGTAACCTTGTGGGGTGTTACCGATAAGCAGTCCTGGAAAAATGATTTCCCGGTGAAAGGAAGAACAGATTACCCGTTACTTTTTGACAGGAAAGACCAGGAAAAACCTGTTGTACAGAAAATAATCAAACTTGCAGAGAAAAATTAA
- a CDS encoding MFS transporter: MDNQPQKISVIEKMGYSLGDLAANLVFQTLVTYLTYFYTDIYGLKAEDASLITLTVGLIAGFGFNPLIGALADRTSSRWGKFRPWILFTAVPLGIAALLAFSTPHFSYQGKMIYAAVTYSLLLLLYASNNLPYAALSGVITGDMGERNSISSYRFVAVMFAQFFVQVFMLPIILYIGQGDKAQGIETVMTWLAVIGSVMLLITFFTTRERIIPKPEQKSSLKEDLKDLFQNRPWIIMLTVTAFIFITLAMKGGSYVYYFNNYVDENALKSFISPITAFFNSAGMNFFGEDPKSAGFGLFNAGGIVMMIVGITFSKKLADRFGKRDTFIASLFISTLFILAFILYPPKAVGIMFLSQILHGFFYGISTPLLWAMIADVADYSEWKNNRRATAIIFSAMMVGLKVGLSIGSSLVALIIGKYGYISAQGNEQVIQPETVAAGAKMLVSIFPSIPFFIACGLLLLYKINKKMEVQIEKDLAERRK; encoded by the coding sequence ATGGATAATCAGCCACAAAAAATATCGGTAATCGAGAAAATGGGGTACAGCCTGGGAGATCTGGCAGCAAACCTGGTTTTTCAGACTTTAGTGACCTACCTGACCTATTTTTATACCGATATCTACGGACTCAAAGCAGAGGATGCCTCTTTAATTACACTTACTGTAGGTTTAATTGCCGGGTTCGGTTTCAATCCGCTTATCGGAGCGCTGGCAGACCGCACAAGCTCACGATGGGGAAAATTCCGTCCATGGATTTTATTTACTGCCGTGCCGCTTGGTATTGCAGCGCTGCTAGCCTTCAGTACACCTCATTTTTCATATCAGGGTAAAATGATCTATGCAGCAGTTACCTATTCATTATTACTTTTACTGTACGCATCCAATAACTTGCCTTATGCTGCTTTAAGCGGTGTTATTACGGGAGATATGGGAGAACGGAACAGTATTTCTTCCTACCGTTTTGTAGCGGTGATGTTTGCACAGTTTTTTGTACAGGTATTCATGCTGCCCATTATTTTATATATAGGACAGGGAGATAAAGCACAGGGAATTGAAACCGTGATGACATGGCTGGCAGTGATAGGTTCTGTAATGCTGCTGATCACCTTTTTTACTACCAGAGAAAGAATCATCCCGAAGCCGGAGCAGAAATCAAGCCTGAAAGAAGACCTGAAAGATTTATTCCAAAACAGGCCATGGATTATTATGCTTACAGTGACAGCATTCATATTTATCACACTGGCAATGAAAGGCGGATCTTATGTATATTATTTTAATAACTATGTAGATGAAAATGCCCTTAAGAGTTTTATCTCACCCATTACAGCATTTTTCAATTCTGCAGGCATGAATTTCTTTGGAGAAGATCCCAAGTCAGCAGGATTCGGATTGTTTAATGCAGGAGGAATTGTAATGATGATCGTAGGAATTACCTTTTCTAAAAAACTGGCAGACAGATTTGGAAAACGCGATACCTTTATTGCATCATTATTCATCTCTACTTTGTTTATTCTCGCCTTTATATTGTATCCTCCGAAAGCCGTCGGGATCATGTTTCTGTCACAGATTTTACACGGATTTTTTTACGGAATCAGCACTCCGCTTTTGTGGGCTATGATTGCCGATGTAGCCGACTATTCGGAATGGAAGAACAACCGCAGGGCAACAGCTATTATCTTTTCAGCCATGATGGTAGGATTGAAAGTGGGTCTCAGCATAGGGAGCTCGCTGGTAGCACTGATTATAGGAAAATACGGATATATTTCGGCACAAGGTAACGAACAGGTTATTCAGCCGGAAACAGTGGCGGCAGGAGCAAAAATGCTGGTGAGCATTTTCCCGTCTATACCGTTTTTCATTGCCTGCGGACTGCTTTTATTGTATAAAATCAACAAAAAAATGGAAGTTCAGATTGAAAAAGATCTGGCTGAAAGAAGAAAATAA
- a CDS encoding RICIN domain-containing protein: MRTNKMWLLLASLLLIILSSCSRMEEKFLQEESEQNLNASASARALAATPMLHVGGKYLKDPCDNNVVLHGVAITPSPWFNGCQYGANSGYCTWDNYNVQGALNYNKAVMNKLSSAADGWYLNYIRLHIDPYWTNDPGPAIPENDISRFNYNRLVTYTDQVIIPLINHARSLGMYVILRPPGVCPSRIAVNDAYHSYLKTVWTFLSQHPGLKNADNVMFELANEPVEILGTNGTWGSVGNEHFAALKNFFQPLVNIIRNNGANNVCWIPGTGWQSHYQGYVNNPITGGNIGYAVHIYPGYWGGVNNYQSFQNAWNINVKPIADIAPIAITETDWAPQGYGTFGIGTTGTAGGSGFGANLKYIVDQSGNVSWNVLAPDNLLHKGDPNAGTAYNNDWEACAAPVKQWFQQYASSNYPVGNCNTNSSLVNNGIYEIEFQTDANKVLDLKSGEDANGAVLRPWTRNGAAAQRWVAIDAGNGYWRFVSKASASNRCIDLSSNSNTLGTSIRLWQSYSNDAQAWQVVAVSNGYYKILSKVDATRGWDIPNCTMDGNSNLHLWDYYGTSCQLFKFKYIGMN, encoded by the coding sequence ATGAGAACAAACAAAATGTGGCTACTCCTAGCCTCTCTTCTGTTAATCATCCTTTCCAGCTGCTCCCGGATGGAAGAAAAATTTTTACAAGAAGAATCTGAACAAAACCTAAATGCCAGCGCTAGCGCAAGAGCACTGGCAGCAACACCAATGCTGCATGTTGGAGGTAAATACCTTAAAGATCCCTGTGACAATAATGTTGTCTTACATGGTGTTGCCATAACTCCCAGCCCCTGGTTCAATGGCTGTCAATATGGTGCTAATTCCGGCTACTGTACCTGGGATAATTACAATGTACAGGGTGCTCTGAACTATAATAAAGCTGTCATGAACAAGCTCAGCAGCGCTGCTGATGGCTGGTATCTCAATTACATCCGCCTTCATATTGATCCGTATTGGACCAATGATCCCGGACCGGCTATCCCTGAGAACGATATCTCAAGATTCAATTATAATCGTCTGGTTACTTATACAGATCAGGTGATTATCCCACTGATCAACCATGCCCGAAGCCTGGGAATGTATGTCATCCTACGTCCTCCCGGTGTATGTCCGAGCCGTATTGCTGTGAATGATGCCTATCATAGCTATCTTAAAACCGTATGGACCTTTTTGTCGCAGCATCCAGGTTTAAAAAATGCTGATAATGTAATGTTCGAATTAGCGAATGAACCTGTTGAGATCCTGGGGACTAATGGTACTTGGGGTAGTGTAGGAAATGAACATTTTGCAGCACTTAAAAATTTCTTTCAGCCGTTGGTTAATATCATCCGTAACAATGGAGCAAATAATGTTTGCTGGATACCGGGTACAGGATGGCAATCCCATTATCAAGGTTATGTGAATAACCCGATCACCGGTGGTAATATTGGCTATGCTGTTCATATCTATCCGGGTTACTGGGGAGGTGTCAACAACTATCAATCCTTTCAAAATGCATGGAATATCAATGTAAAACCTATTGCAGACATTGCACCGATCGCCATTACCGAGACGGACTGGGCGCCACAGGGATATGGTACCTTCGGTATCGGTACAACCGGTACAGCGGGCGGAAGCGGATTTGGTGCCAATCTAAAATATATTGTAGATCAGTCAGGCAATGTGAGCTGGAATGTTCTTGCCCCGGATAATCTCCTCCACAAAGGTGATCCCAATGCAGGAACAGCCTATAACAATGATTGGGAAGCCTGCGCCGCACCAGTTAAACAGTGGTTCCAGCAATATGCATCCTCCAATTACCCTGTTGGAAACTGTAATACAAATAGTAGCCTGGTCAACAATGGTATTTACGAGATCGAGTTTCAGACCGATGCCAATAAAGTACTTGATTTAAAATCAGGAGAAGATGCCAATGGCGCAGTGTTAAGGCCATGGACAAGAAATGGTGCCGCAGCACAGCGCTGGGTTGCCATTGACGCCGGCAATGGCTACTGGCGTTTTGTATCCAAAGCAAGCGCATCCAATCGATGCATTGATCTGTCCAGCAACAGTAATACATTGGGAACTTCAATCCGGCTTTGGCAAAGCTATAGCAATGATGCACAGGCCTGGCAGGTAGTGGCCGTCTCCAATGGTTATTATAAAATCTTATCTAAGGTAGACGCTACCCGAGGCTGGGATATTCCTAACTGTACTATGGATGGTAATTCAAACTTACATCTTTGGGATTATTATGGTACCTCCTGCCAATTGTTCAAATTCAAATATATTGGAATGAACTGA